The proteins below come from a single Plantactinospora sp. KBS50 genomic window:
- a CDS encoding GuaB3 family IMP dehydrogenase-related protein yields MRDVVEIGLGKTAQRGYHLDDIAIVPSRRTRDVDDVSTAWQLDAYEFAIPCLGHPSDAIMSPSSAATLSQLGGLGVLNIEGLWTRYEDPAKLFEELASLGEDSRSTRRLQEIYAEPIRPELIAERVRELRVGGGTVAVRVSPQHTLALAPVILDAGVDILVIQGTLVSAEHVSTTDEPLNLKEFIADLDLPVVAGGCTDYKTALHLMRTGAAGVIVGVGGDEWSTTESVLGIRVPMATAIADAAAARRDYLDETGGRYVHLIADGDLRTSGDIAKALGCGADAVMLGEPLSLAAEAPAGGAWWHSAASHPSLPRGAFGVAHEPVGDMAKLLFGPADQPDGRLNLFGGLRRAMAKCGYRDLKEFQRVGMVLDR; encoded by the coding sequence ATGCGTGACGTGGTCGAGATCGGGCTGGGTAAGACCGCGCAGCGCGGCTATCACCTGGACGACATCGCCATCGTGCCCAGCCGGCGGACCCGGGACGTCGACGACGTGAGCACGGCCTGGCAGCTCGACGCGTACGAGTTCGCCATCCCGTGCCTCGGCCACCCCTCCGACGCCATCATGAGCCCGTCGTCCGCGGCCACCCTGAGCCAGCTCGGTGGGCTGGGGGTACTCAACATCGAAGGGCTGTGGACCCGGTACGAGGATCCGGCGAAGCTCTTCGAGGAGCTGGCCTCGCTCGGCGAGGACAGCCGCAGCACCCGGCGGCTCCAGGAGATCTACGCGGAGCCGATCCGGCCCGAGCTGATCGCCGAGCGGGTCCGCGAGCTGCGGGTCGGCGGCGGCACCGTGGCGGTCCGGGTGTCGCCGCAGCACACCCTGGCGCTGGCGCCGGTGATCCTGGACGCCGGGGTGGACATCCTGGTCATCCAGGGCACCCTGGTCTCCGCCGAGCACGTGTCCACCACCGATGAACCGCTCAACCTCAAGGAGTTCATCGCCGACCTGGACCTGCCGGTGGTGGCCGGCGGCTGCACCGACTACAAGACCGCGCTGCACCTGATGCGCACCGGCGCGGCCGGCGTGATCGTCGGGGTGGGCGGCGACGAGTGGTCCACCACCGAGTCGGTGCTGGGCATCCGGGTGCCGATGGCCACCGCGATCGCCGACGCCGCGGCGGCCCGCCGGGACTACCTGGACGAGACCGGCGGCCGGTACGTGCACCTGATCGCCGACGGTGACCTGCGGACCTCCGGGGACATCGCCAAGGCGCTCGGCTGCGGCGCCGACGCCGTGATGCTGGGCGAGCCGCTGTCGCTGGCCGCCGAGGCACCCGCCGGCGGCGCCTGGTGGCACTCGGCGGCGAGCCACCCGTCGCTGCCGCGCGGCGCCTTCGGGGTGGCGCACGAGCCGGTGGGGGACATGGCCAAGCTGCTGTTCGGGCCGGCGGACCAGCCCGACGGCCGGCTCAACCTGTTCGGCGGGCTGCGCCGGGCGATGGCCAAGTGCGGCTACCGGGACCTCAAGGAGTTCCAGCGGGTCGGGATGGTGCTGGACCGCTGA
- the guaB gene encoding IMP dehydrogenase — MGGQVPELPAGSARVVPLGLTFDDVLLQPGESDVVPSGVDTATRLSRNVQLAIPLVSSGMDTVTEARMAIAMARQGGIGVLHRNLSAEDQALQADLVKRSESGMITNPITASPDDTLSEVDKLCGRYRISGVPVVDGGGQLVGIVTNRDMRFVSDPATPVRQIMTAMPLVTARVGVTKDEALDLLRRHKVEKLPLVDDAGRLRGLITVKDFAKSEQYPLATKDEAGRLRVAAAVGVGDESYKRARALVDAGVDVLIVDTAHGHQRAVIDMVRALKRDTAVDVVGGNVATYAGAKALVEAGVDGVKVGVGPGAICTTRVVAGVGVPQITAIMEAARACLPAGVPVIGDGGIQYSGDIAKAMVAGADTVMLGSLLAGCEESPGELMFINGKQFKAYRGMGSLGAMQSRGQARSYSKDRYFQQDVTSDEKLVPEGVEGQVPYRGPLARVAHQLIGGLRLAMGYAGAPTVAELHERGQLIRITAAGLKESHPHDIQMTVEAPNYHTR; from the coding sequence ATCGGTGGTCAGGTTCCCGAGCTTCCGGCCGGCTCGGCCCGGGTGGTGCCGTTGGGCCTGACCTTCGATGACGTACTGCTACAGCCCGGCGAATCGGACGTCGTGCCCAGTGGGGTCGACACGGCCACGCGGCTGAGTCGCAACGTTCAACTCGCCATTCCGCTGGTGTCCAGCGGAATGGACACGGTGACCGAGGCCCGGATGGCGATCGCCATGGCCCGCCAGGGCGGCATCGGCGTGCTGCACCGCAACCTGTCGGCCGAGGACCAGGCCCTCCAGGCCGACCTGGTCAAGCGCTCCGAGTCCGGCATGATCACCAACCCGATCACCGCGAGCCCGGACGACACGCTGAGCGAGGTCGACAAGCTCTGCGGCCGGTACCGCATCTCCGGGGTCCCGGTGGTGGACGGCGGCGGGCAGCTTGTGGGCATCGTCACCAACCGGGACATGCGGTTCGTCTCCGACCCCGCCACCCCGGTACGCCAGATCATGACCGCCATGCCGCTGGTCACCGCCCGGGTGGGGGTGACCAAGGACGAGGCGCTCGACCTGCTGCGCCGGCACAAGGTGGAGAAGCTGCCGCTGGTCGACGACGCCGGCCGGCTGCGCGGGCTGATCACCGTGAAGGACTTCGCCAAGAGCGAGCAGTACCCGCTGGCCACCAAGGACGAGGCCGGCCGGCTGCGGGTGGCCGCCGCGGTGGGCGTCGGCGACGAGTCCTACAAGCGGGCCCGCGCCCTGGTGGACGCCGGGGTGGACGTGCTGATCGTGGACACCGCGCACGGCCACCAGCGCGCCGTGATCGACATGGTCCGGGCCCTCAAGCGGGACACCGCGGTCGACGTCGTGGGCGGCAACGTGGCGACGTACGCCGGGGCGAAGGCCCTGGTCGAGGCGGGTGTCGACGGGGTCAAGGTCGGGGTCGGGCCGGGGGCCATCTGCACCACCCGGGTGGTGGCCGGGGTCGGCGTGCCGCAGATCACCGCGATCATGGAGGCGGCTCGGGCCTGCCTGCCGGCCGGCGTACCGGTGATCGGCGACGGCGGCATCCAGTACTCGGGCGACATCGCCAAGGCGATGGTGGCCGGCGCCGACACGGTGATGCTGGGCAGCCTGCTCGCCGGCTGCGAGGAGAGCCCCGGCGAGCTGATGTTCATCAACGGCAAGCAGTTCAAGGCGTACCGCGGGATGGGGTCGCTGGGCGCCATGCAGTCCCGTGGCCAGGCCCGGTCGTACTCCAAGGACCGCTACTTCCAGCAGGACGTGACGAGCGACGAGAAGCTGGTCCCGGAGGGCGTCGAGGGACAGGTGCCGTACCGTGGGCCGCTGGCCCGGGTCGCCCACCAGCTCATCGGCGGGTTGCGGCTGGCCATGGGGTACGCCGGCGCGCCGACCGTGGCCGAGCTGCACGAGCGCGGCCAGCTGATCCGGATCACGGCCGCGGGCCTGAAGGAGAGCCACCCGCACGACATCCAGATGACCGTCGAGGCACCCAACTACCACACCCGCTAG
- a CDS encoding DUF5319 domain-containing protein, translated as MHDEPIDPFTGDPADPSASLEDPVEDDALDPLSEVERQDVLEDLADLEIYQALLGPTGIRGLVIECEDCREPHYFDWALLRGNLRHLLDSGRPRVHEPAYNPDPDHYVSWEYARGYADGVHDTLSDSDEE; from the coding sequence GTGCACGACGAGCCCATCGACCCGTTCACCGGCGACCCGGCCGACCCTTCGGCGAGCCTGGAAGACCCGGTCGAGGACGACGCCCTCGACCCGCTGTCCGAGGTCGAACGGCAGGACGTGCTGGAGGACCTCGCCGATCTGGAGATCTACCAGGCGCTGCTCGGGCCGACCGGGATCCGCGGCCTGGTCATCGAGTGCGAGGACTGCCGCGAGCCGCACTACTTCGACTGGGCCCTGCTGCGTGGCAACCTGCGGCACCTGCTCGACTCGGGCCGGCCGCGGGTGCACGAACCGGCCTACAACCCCGACCCGGACCACTACGTCAGCTGGGAGTACGCCCGCGGCTACGCCGACGGGGTGCACGACACGCTGAGCGACTCCGACGAGGAGTAG
- the groL gene encoding chaperonin GroEL (60 kDa chaperone family; promotes refolding of misfolded polypeptides especially under stressful conditions; forms two stacked rings of heptamers to form a barrel-shaped 14mer; ends can be capped by GroES; misfolded proteins enter the barrel where they are refolded when GroES binds), with amino-acid sequence MAKILSFSDDARHLLEHGVNALADTVKVTLGPRGRNVVLDKKFGAPTITNDGVTIAKEIELTNPYENLGAQLVKEVATKTNDVAGDGTTTATVLAQAMVREGLRNVAAGANPTGLKRGIDAAANKVSDALLGKAVEVGGKESVAHVATISAQDATIGEMIAEAMEKVGRDGVITVEEGSTLATELEVTEGLQFDKGFISPNFVTDSESQEAVLDDPYILITTQKISAIEELLPLLEKILSDSKPLLIVAEDVEGQALATLVVNSIRKTLKVCAVKAPGFGDRRKAMLQDMAVLTGAELVAPELGYKLDQVGLEVLGGARRVVVDKENTTVIDGKGRDTEVADRIGQIRKEIEASDSDWDREKLSERLAKLSGGIAVIKAGAATEVEMKERKHRIEDAISATKAAVEEGTVPGGGAALVQIAALLEDGLGLTGDEKVGVSIVRKSLLEPLRWIAQNAGQDGYVVVQKVIGADWGTGLNAATGEYVDLAAAGILDPVKVTRNAVLNAASIAGLLLTTESLVVEKPAEPEPAAAGGHGHSHGHGHQHGPGF; translated from the coding sequence ATGGCGAAGATCCTGAGCTTCTCGGACGACGCCCGGCACCTGCTGGAGCACGGTGTCAACGCCCTCGCGGACACGGTCAAGGTCACCCTCGGCCCGCGCGGGCGCAACGTCGTCCTGGACAAGAAATTCGGTGCGCCCACGATCACCAACGACGGCGTGACCATCGCCAAGGAGATCGAGCTCACCAACCCGTACGAGAACCTCGGCGCGCAGCTGGTCAAGGAGGTGGCGACCAAGACCAACGACGTCGCCGGCGACGGGACCACCACCGCCACCGTGCTGGCCCAGGCGATGGTCCGGGAGGGCCTGCGCAACGTGGCCGCGGGCGCCAACCCGACCGGCCTCAAGCGCGGCATCGACGCGGCGGCCAACAAGGTCTCCGACGCCCTGCTCGGCAAGGCCGTCGAGGTGGGCGGCAAGGAGTCCGTCGCGCACGTGGCGACGATCTCCGCGCAGGACGCCACCATCGGCGAGATGATCGCCGAGGCGATGGAGAAGGTCGGCCGCGACGGCGTCATCACCGTCGAGGAGGGCTCCACGCTCGCCACCGAGCTGGAGGTCACCGAGGGTCTCCAGTTCGACAAGGGCTTCATCTCCCCGAACTTCGTCACCGACTCGGAGTCGCAGGAGGCGGTGCTCGACGACCCGTACATCCTGATCACGACCCAGAAGATCTCGGCGATCGAGGAACTGCTGCCGCTGCTGGAGAAGATCCTCTCCGACAGCAAGCCGCTGCTGATCGTGGCCGAGGACGTCGAGGGACAGGCGCTGGCCACCCTGGTGGTCAACTCGATCCGCAAGACCCTGAAGGTCTGCGCGGTGAAGGCGCCCGGCTTCGGCGACCGGCGCAAGGCGATGCTGCAGGACATGGCGGTCCTGACCGGCGCCGAGCTGGTCGCCCCGGAGCTGGGCTACAAGCTCGACCAGGTGGGCCTGGAGGTGCTCGGCGGCGCCCGGCGGGTGGTGGTGGACAAGGAGAACACCACCGTCATCGACGGCAAGGGCCGGGACACCGAGGTCGCCGACCGGATCGGCCAGATCCGCAAGGAGATCGAGGCCTCCGACTCCGACTGGGACCGGGAGAAGCTGTCCGAGCGACTGGCCAAGCTCTCCGGCGGCATCGCGGTGATCAAGGCCGGCGCCGCCACCGAGGTCGAGATGAAGGAGCGCAAGCACCGCATCGAGGACGCCATCTCGGCGACCAAGGCCGCGGTCGAGGAGGGCACGGTGCCCGGCGGTGGCGCCGCGCTCGTGCAGATCGCCGCCCTGCTGGAGGACGGCCTGGGGCTGACCGGTGACGAGAAGGTGGGCGTCAGCATCGTCCGCAAGTCGCTGCTCGAACCGCTGCGGTGGATCGCGCAGAACGCCGGCCAGGACGGGTACGTCGTGGTGCAGAAGGTCATCGGTGCCGACTGGGGCACCGGCCTGAACGCCGCGACCGGCGAGTACGTCGACCTGGCCGCCGCCGGCATCCTCGACCCGGTCAAGGTCACCCGCAACGCGGTGCTGAACGCCGCCTCCATCGCCGGCCTGCTGCTCACCACGGAGAGCCTGGTCGTGGAGAAGCCGGCCGAGCCGGAGCCGGCCGCGGCCGGTGGGCACGGCCACTCGCACGGCCACGGCCACCAGCACGGCCCGGGCTTCTGA
- a CDS encoding helix-turn-helix transcriptional regulator, with protein MRTVLVCVRTPLAAQNVAAAAARLGLTAAVRTAVSDPEVMLRLAERPADVILADTALTRPDSAGFTRRVLARSPGAAVVLLGTEEPGAAAAAVAAGARGLVSAGDHDLVGAVARAMLLLSSPHRAIRPGELNGAAREGRGGVPEASRALRGGQHPDGRAVPGDGPLPGGGPLPGRGAGSAGSGAGGADPAHRRPAAPEAAPPGDPSGPAVVPVQRAEDGAEPRGADGEPAPNDPRANIAPEARYGGTRRGEANTSHSRGTPARRVTLTEREMQVLLGMADGKSNAEIGRELFVSEDTVKTHARRLFRKLGARDRAHAVAAGFRAGLVA; from the coding sequence GTGCGTACCGTCCTCGTATGCGTCCGGACCCCGCTCGCCGCGCAGAACGTCGCCGCGGCCGCGGCCCGGCTCGGGTTGACCGCCGCGGTCCGGACCGCCGTGTCCGATCCGGAGGTGATGTTGCGGCTCGCCGAGCGGCCGGCCGACGTGATCCTGGCGGACACCGCGCTGACCCGGCCGGACAGCGCCGGCTTCACCCGGCGGGTACTGGCCCGCTCGCCGGGCGCCGCGGTCGTGCTGCTCGGCACGGAGGAACCGGGCGCGGCGGCCGCCGCCGTCGCCGCCGGAGCCCGTGGCCTGGTCTCCGCCGGGGATCATGATCTGGTCGGCGCCGTCGCCCGGGCCATGCTGCTGCTCAGCTCGCCGCACCGGGCCATCCGGCCCGGCGAACTCAACGGTGCGGCCCGGGAGGGCCGCGGCGGCGTACCGGAAGCGTCCCGGGCGCTGCGCGGTGGCCAGCATCCGGACGGACGGGCCGTGCCGGGCGACGGCCCGCTTCCCGGCGGCGGCCCGCTACCGGGCCGCGGCGCGGGATCCGCGGGATCCGGGGCGGGCGGCGCCGATCCGGCGCACCGTCGGCCCGCGGCGCCGGAGGCCGCGCCGCCCGGCGATCCGTCGGGTCCGGCCGTCGTGCCCGTGCAGCGCGCCGAGGACGGCGCGGAGCCGCGCGGTGCGGACGGCGAGCCGGCACCGAACGACCCGCGCGCCAACATCGCCCCGGAGGCGCGCTACGGCGGGACCCGCCGGGGAGAGGCCAACACCAGCCACTCCCGGGGTACGCCGGCCCGCCGGGTGACGCTGACCGAGCGGGAGATGCAGGTGCTGCTGGGGATGGCCGACGGCAAGAGCAACGCGGAGATCGGCCGGGAGCTGTTCGTCTCGGAGGACACCGTCAAGACGCACGCCCGCCGGCTGTTCCGCAAGCTCGGCGCCCGGGACCGGGCACACGCCGTGGCCGCCGGGTTCCGGGCCGGGCTGGTCGCCTGA
- the groES gene encoding co-chaperone GroES yields the protein MPVTTATKVAIKPLEDRIVVQANEAETTTASGIVIPDTAKEKPQEGTVLAVGPGRVDDSGNRVPIDVKVGDTVLYSKYGGTEVKYAGEEYLVLSARDVLAIIEK from the coding sequence ATGCCCGTGACTACCGCGACCAAGGTTGCGATCAAGCCGCTCGAGGACCGGATCGTGGTCCAGGCGAACGAGGCTGAGACGACCACGGCGTCGGGCATCGTGATCCCCGACACCGCCAAGGAGAAGCCGCAGGAGGGCACCGTCCTCGCTGTCGGTCCGGGTCGCGTTGACGACTCCGGCAACCGGGTGCCGATCGACGTCAAGGTCGGCGACACCGTGCTCTACTCGAAGTACGGCGGCACCGAGGTCAAGTACGCCGGCGAGGAGTACCTGGTGCTCTCCGCCCGCGACGTCCTCGCGATCATCGAGAAGTAA
- a CDS encoding molybdopterin-dependent oxidoreductase, translating into MRTRSRPFAALAGLVAAAVTIGVAELVAVATGPRSAPLIAVGGAVVDAVPAPVKQFAIDVFGVHDKLALLVGTAVLLGGFAALVGLLARRRFWLGPLGIGVFALIGVAAAVTRPGAGPAAALPTLVGAGVAVGVFWLLLAGPLEIPAPPLDPDAEHDVAEFESGRRRFLTGAGAALGAAALTGFAGRWLATRRSVIAAREAIRLPVPASPAAPLPAGADLSLGGLAPFTTPNFAFYRIDTALTVPQVDPEQWRLRITGRVRNPITLTYQDLLARPMLERDITLTCVSNEVGGDLIGNARWLGVPIADLLAEAEPLDGADQVVGRSVDGWTCGTPTAALRDGRDALLAVGMNGEPLPVEHGFPVRMVVPGLYGYVSACKWVTELALTSFADFDAYWVPRGWSAQGPIKTQSRIDTPRQGKRLAAGPVTVAGVAWAQHRGIRAVEVRVDEGPWQPATLAPVPSADTWVQWVWQWPATPGEHTLQVRATDAAGVAQTGEVAPVVPDGATGWHEVQVSVH; encoded by the coding sequence GTGCGTACGAGATCACGCCCCTTCGCCGCACTGGCCGGGCTGGTGGCCGCGGCGGTGACCATCGGTGTCGCCGAACTCGTCGCGGTGGCCACCGGCCCCCGGTCCGCGCCGCTGATCGCGGTCGGTGGCGCCGTGGTGGACGCCGTGCCGGCGCCGGTCAAGCAGTTCGCCATCGACGTCTTCGGCGTACACGACAAGCTGGCGCTGCTGGTCGGCACCGCCGTCCTGCTGGGCGGGTTCGCGGCCCTCGTCGGCCTGCTGGCCCGGCGCCGGTTCTGGCTCGGCCCGCTGGGCATCGGAGTGTTCGCCCTGATCGGGGTGGCCGCCGCGGTGACCCGGCCGGGCGCCGGCCCGGCCGCCGCGCTGCCCACCCTGGTCGGCGCCGGCGTCGCGGTCGGGGTGTTCTGGCTGCTCCTGGCCGGCCCGCTGGAGATCCCCGCGCCGCCGCTGGATCCGGACGCCGAGCACGACGTGGCGGAGTTCGAGTCGGGCCGGCGGCGGTTCCTCACCGGCGCCGGCGCGGCGCTCGGCGCGGCGGCGCTCACCGGCTTCGCCGGCCGCTGGCTGGCCACCCGGCGCAGCGTGATCGCGGCCCGCGAGGCGATCCGGCTGCCCGTCCCGGCCAGCCCGGCGGCGCCGCTCCCGGCGGGCGCGGACCTGTCGCTGGGCGGGCTGGCGCCGTTCACCACCCCGAACTTCGCGTTCTACCGGATCGACACCGCGCTGACCGTGCCGCAGGTCGATCCGGAGCAGTGGCGGCTGCGGATCACCGGGCGGGTGCGCAACCCGATCACGCTGACCTACCAGGACCTGCTGGCCCGGCCGATGCTCGAACGGGACATCACGCTGACCTGCGTCTCCAACGAGGTGGGTGGGGACCTGATCGGCAACGCGCGCTGGTTGGGCGTACCCATCGCGGACCTGCTGGCCGAGGCCGAGCCGTTGGACGGCGCCGACCAGGTCGTCGGCCGGTCGGTGGACGGCTGGACCTGCGGCACGCCGACGGCGGCGCTGCGGGACGGCCGGGACGCGCTGCTCGCGGTCGGGATGAACGGCGAACCGCTGCCGGTGGAGCACGGCTTCCCGGTCCGGATGGTGGTGCCCGGCCTGTACGGCTACGTGTCGGCGTGCAAGTGGGTGACCGAGCTGGCGCTCACCTCGTTCGCCGACTTCGACGCGTACTGGGTGCCGCGCGGCTGGTCGGCGCAGGGGCCGATCAAGACGCAGTCACGGATCGACACGCCCCGCCAGGGGAAGCGGCTGGCCGCCGGGCCGGTCACGGTCGCGGGGGTGGCCTGGGCGCAGCACCGCGGCATCCGGGCCGTCGAGGTACGGGTGGACGAGGGGCCGTGGCAGCCGGCCACGCTCGCGCCGGTGCCGTCGGCCGACACCTGGGTGCAGTGGGTGTGGCAGTGGCCGGCCACCCCGGGCGAGCACACCCTGCAGGTGCGGGCCACCGACGCGGCCGGCGTGGCGCAGACCGGGGAGGTGGCGCCGGTGGTGCCGGACGGCGCCACCGGCTGGCACGAGGTGCAGGTGTCCGTGCACTGA
- a CDS encoding methyltransferase domain-containing protein, which produces MDTDGLAVLRTAEGQAALATAADLAGGDPLAAAAALRAGGVPADLAAAALTQAELRRHAVGKFGPDAATMYFSRAGLEQATRAAVADRRAARLHEAGVRTLADLGCGLGADALAAARHGIRVYGVEADPTTASLARANAAALGLADLFTVECGDATGYDVTGVDAVFCDPARRRGGRRIFDPDAYSPPWSFVTALAERVPRTVVKVAPGIDHAAIPPDAEAEWVSAAGDLVEATIWCGPLAEVPRRASLLGRQSRTLRAGTDAGEHQLTGAGTRQAAVGPVRRFLYDPDGAVLRAHLVAEFADTLDGTLADPDIAYVYADRAVATPFARCLEITDVLPFSLKRLRALLRERGVGRVEILKRGSALVPERLRRDLRPAGPAAASLVLTRVAGAPTVLIGHPVGDPIGSSAGGPSRQPAGGG; this is translated from the coding sequence ATGGACACGGACGGGCTGGCGGTGCTGCGTACCGCCGAGGGCCAGGCCGCGCTCGCGACGGCGGCCGACCTGGCCGGCGGCGACCCGCTGGCCGCGGCGGCGGCGCTGCGGGCCGGCGGCGTGCCGGCGGACCTCGCGGCCGCCGCGCTCACCCAGGCCGAACTGCGTCGGCACGCGGTCGGCAAGTTCGGCCCGGACGCCGCGACCATGTACTTCAGCCGGGCCGGGCTGGAACAGGCAACCCGGGCCGCCGTGGCCGACCGCCGGGCCGCCCGGCTGCACGAGGCCGGGGTGCGGACCCTGGCCGACCTCGGCTGCGGGCTCGGCGCCGACGCGCTGGCCGCGGCCCGGCACGGCATCCGCGTGTACGGCGTGGAGGCCGACCCGACCACGGCGAGCCTGGCCCGGGCGAACGCGGCGGCGCTCGGCCTGGCCGACCTGTTCACGGTCGAGTGCGGCGACGCCACCGGGTACGACGTCACCGGGGTGGACGCGGTCTTCTGCGACCCGGCGCGCCGGCGCGGGGGTCGACGGATCTTCGACCCGGACGCCTACTCGCCGCCCTGGTCGTTCGTCACCGCCCTGGCCGAACGGGTGCCCCGGACCGTCGTGAAGGTGGCGCCCGGAATCGACCACGCGGCGATCCCGCCCGACGCCGAGGCCGAGTGGGTGAGCGCGGCCGGCGACCTGGTCGAGGCGACGATCTGGTGCGGTCCGCTGGCCGAGGTGCCCCGCCGGGCCAGCCTGCTCGGCCGGCAGTCCCGCACGCTCCGCGCCGGAACGGACGCCGGCGAGCACCAGCTCACCGGCGCCGGCACCCGGCAGGCCGCGGTCGGGCCGGTCCGCCGGTTCCTGTACGACCCGGACGGCGCGGTGCTGCGGGCGCACCTGGTGGCCGAGTTCGCGGACACCCTCGACGGGACGCTCGCCGACCCGGACATCGCCTACGTGTACGCCGACCGCGCCGTTGCGACGCCGTTCGCCCGGTGCCTGGAGATCACCGACGTGCTGCCGTTCTCGCTGAAACGCCTGCGCGCCCTGCTCCGCGAGCGCGGCGTCGGCCGGGTCGAGATCCTCAAGCGCGGCTCGGCCCTGGTGCCCGAGCGGCTGCGCCGGGACCTGCGGCCGGCCGGCCCGGCCGCCGCCAGCCTGGTGCTCACCCGGGTCGCGGGCGCGCCCACCGTCCTGATCGGGCACCCGGTCGGCGACCCGATCGGGTCGTCGGCCGGTGGCCCGAGTCGGCAGCCGGCCGGCGGCGGGTAG
- a CDS encoding M1 family metallopeptidase, which produces MPSRSARVRAVAAGLALVATLAGCPDRSARPVADPAGPSVGPGAGTAAASFAPGAAGVGDPYFPSYGNGGYDVANYRLAVRYDPDSKRLSGTATITATATAALSRFNLDLVGLTVESATVDGAPATTARDGAELTVTPAAGLARGARFTARIRYSGIPRPVHSPQLGDNGFLSTADGAIALGEPESASTWFPVNDHPQDKATYDIEVTVPADLVALSNGVPGGTVAAGAGWTTWRWSERSPMASYLCTLVIGRYRIERSEHGGKPMVLAVPSNLPSNGPAARSLAATGTIVDYLTSQFGPYPFDSYGGIVVRDKRIRYALETQSRPVYGEVFFDRGVNEGVIAHELAHQWFGDSVSLSRWSDMWLNEGFATYAEWLWAEHTGERRVQESFDTQYARTLWSKPALDPGRADLFGMGVYQRGALVVHALRMTVGDEKFFAILRAWTTERRDGNGTTADFQALAERISGRQLDRFFADWLTGTAAPPIPG; this is translated from the coding sequence ATGCCTTCGCGCTCGGCCCGCGTCCGGGCGGTGGCGGCCGGCCTGGCGCTCGTGGCGACCCTGGCCGGCTGCCCCGACCGCTCGGCCCGGCCGGTCGCCGATCCGGCCGGCCCGAGCGTCGGCCCGGGCGCGGGCACGGCCGCCGCGAGCTTCGCCCCGGGTGCCGCCGGGGTCGGCGACCCCTACTTCCCGTCGTACGGCAACGGCGGGTACGACGTGGCCAACTACCGGCTCGCGGTCCGGTACGACCCGGACAGCAAGCGGCTGAGCGGGACGGCCACGATCACCGCGACGGCCACGGCCGCGCTGTCCCGGTTCAACCTCGACCTGGTGGGGCTGACCGTCGAGTCCGCGACCGTGGACGGGGCGCCGGCGACCACCGCCCGGGACGGCGCGGAACTGACCGTGACCCCGGCCGCCGGCCTGGCCAGGGGCGCCCGGTTCACCGCCCGGATCCGCTACTCCGGCATTCCCCGGCCGGTCCACAGCCCGCAGCTCGGCGACAACGGCTTCCTGTCCACCGCCGACGGCGCGATCGCGCTCGGCGAACCCGAATCGGCCAGCACCTGGTTCCCGGTCAACGATCACCCGCAGGACAAGGCGACGTACGACATCGAGGTGACCGTGCCCGCGGACCTGGTGGCGCTCAGTAACGGCGTACCGGGCGGGACCGTCGCGGCCGGCGCGGGCTGGACCACCTGGCGCTGGTCGGAGCGTTCGCCGATGGCCAGCTACCTGTGCACGCTGGTGATCGGGCGGTACCGCATCGAGCGGTCCGAGCACGGCGGGAAGCCGATGGTGCTCGCCGTGCCGAGCAACCTGCCGAGCAACGGCCCGGCGGCCCGGTCGCTGGCCGCGACCGGCACCATCGTGGACTACCTGACCAGCCAGTTCGGGCCGTACCCGTTCGACTCGTACGGCGGGATCGTGGTGCGCGACAAGCGGATCCGGTACGCGCTGGAAACCCAGTCCCGGCCGGTGTACGGCGAGGTCTTCTTCGACCGCGGGGTCAACGAGGGGGTCATCGCGCATGAGCTGGCGCACCAGTGGTTCGGCGACAGCGTCTCCCTGTCCCGGTGGAGCGACATGTGGTTGAACGAGGGCTTCGCGACGTACGCGGAGTGGCTGTGGGCCGAGCACACCGGCGAGCGGCGCGTGCAGGAGAGCTTCGACACGCAGTACGCCCGGACGCTGTGGTCCAAGCCGGCTCTCGACCCGGGCCGTGCGGACCTGTTCGGGATGGGTGTGTACCAGCGGGGCGCGCTGGTGGTGCACGCGCTGCGGATGACGGTGGGGGACGAGAAGTTCTTCGCGATCCTGCGCGCCTGGACCACCGAGCGGCGGGACGGCAACGGCACCACGGCCGACTTCCAGGCGCTCGCCGAGCGGATCTCCGGACGGCAGCTCGACCGCTTCTTCGCCGACTGGCTGACCGGCACCGCCGCCCCGCCGATCCCGGGTTGA